From Salminus brasiliensis chromosome 12, fSalBra1.hap2, whole genome shotgun sequence:
gaacctccaatgtagaacagctctgactgggggaggttatctagaacctccactgtagaacatctcTGACTGgggggggagcttatctagaacctccactgtagaactccagctctgactgggggagcttatctagaacctccaatgtagaacagctctgactggaggaggttatctagaacctccactatagaactccagctctgactgggggaggctATCTAGAACAGAGCACCACCAAACCCATCAAACCCCCACTCTGATCCACTCTGTTCATCTCAACCTTTTAATTAGATGAGGTTTTTACTGGGTGACTGTGGGGTTGCAGTACACTATTTAAAAATAGGGTTCTTTAATGAAGGCCAGGGTTCTATAGGGCTCTATGAGGCTTTAATggtctttgcctggttaaaaatggttcttcatatttGTAAATAACCGTTCATAGAgtgttctatgtagaaccataaAGGGCTCTGCTATTGTTAGTCAAGTCAGGAACTCTCAGtaccatatagaaccattttgctTACTGCACGAAGTATTGGTATTACCTGTAGGGGGCAGTATGGAGTAAAGGCCACTCATTCTCTCTGCTTTGTGGTGGCAGCGCACTCCTCTctgcacctgcacacacacacacacacacacacacaataaaacacTGCTGCCTAAACTCCAGGATACACTCAGTACACCTGAACCACACATGTGGAGTTAAttagggagtgtgtgtgtgattgggagTCAACCTGTGTGGATGTTCATCTGTGTGTCTGTTAGAGGAACTCTTGCTAGAGCTGCCAGTCGAGACAAGAAACCATCCTCTTCCTCCtaaatacacaacacacacacacacacacacacacacacacacacacaccatcatcaAGGTGTTTTTGTTGAATGGGAGACTAGCCTTTCTGGTTCCTCTTGGTCAGCGCTGGGTGTTCTGCTTATGGAGCTCTGGCTCTACCCACCATCCACTGCAGACCagaaacatatatataaaaacaaatcctcaaaaactttaaataaataagacaaacacttatataaatatatagggTTATGCAtttgaacacagctagctaactTTCATTAGCAGCTACACAAAATTGGGATTGTTGAGTTCAACCGTTTATTTCCTTTTTCAGCTTTTTATCAGCTCTAATGTCTCGCATGGTGGCTGTAGACTTTAtaatatttgtgttttaatCTTCAGTTAATATATAAACACAGGCTAACAGCCTGTCTTTTAGGGCTTGTTTAGTAGCATAAGATACGTTTGGAAATGTGTATATTTACATGAGTAGCTTGTAAATTTGGGTTAAAATACCTGATTATGCTGAAAACACATGTTTTAatgtcattttgtaaaatattttattactatatttGATGACGGAATCAAAAAGTTTAAAGTCAGAAACGTGTGTTCGCTTACAGTAGGGTTTTTTAAACAGAAGACTGTACTGTAccttactgtactgtaccttACTGTAccttactgtactgtaccttactgtactgtaccttACTGTAccttactgtactgtaccttactgtactgtaccttactgtactttactgtaaGTACATTTTTCCTCATGTCCATCGGACCAATAAGAACGGTCCTAAATAAAGGCTCGCATATCTATTGGCTACAGAATGTGTCCTTTAAGCCTTCTGTCTCCAAAGGGGGCGGAACTGAAATGCCAACATTCCAGAGACGGGGGCTGTAAATCACCTGAGTTAAGCAAAGCTAACCTGAGGTAAATGTGTCAAAATACAGCCAGCGATGTGGAAATATGGACGTGAATTGAGTCTGGAATACTTTTGATCGTATATGGGGGTGAAGGCTGAGTGGGGGGTGTCGATATTTGCAGGTTTAGCACTAGCCGTTGGGCTAGCGCCTGGTCGCTCGGGCTGATGTTATGGTTCTCAGCACGAAACCAGTGCAGTTTTCCACAGACTGGCTTTCATAGCAGCTGGTCCTTCGCATGTGTCGCAGTTACCGGTTTTGATAGATGAGTAAGCAGTGTTTTCACCTTATTTAAGGCCTGTGCATGGCAGGGATTTCATTATTGGAGGCTGAAGTTGCCTTTTTATTCGAGCTATTCCACCTTAAGTGGCGCAGGCGCCTCTGTGTAACTGCAGCtccgtttaaggtggaacagacaCTTCTAATGAAAAGCCACTCCAGCTTCGTAATTCATCCTCTGGTTCTGTTTTCCAGCCTAGCAATGTCATTATCATTAGAGGAGCTGTGTGCCATGGTCAATGTCTCCTATGAGGAGGTGAAAAACATACACATTAACGGTGACCGTGTTTCCAGCGAGAGACCGCAGGACAGCCCAGGTACCAACAACAAAGCCCGAGTCCACTGTAGCCCATTTCTTTATGCTGCTAATGCTTTCAGCTTGCagtgtttgtctttttaacaCAAGTGTTCTTTATTGGAATCCATCTAATAATTAAAGTATGATAATAAATAGGCAATGCTGAATCTGTTCCAGGCAATGCTGAATGTCTGCAGGGGGAGTTCAGTAAGCATGATGTCCTCTGTGTATCAGAACAACAGGACAGGTGTCTAACGGAGGCAGGAGGTAAGTATGTTCAATAAAACATACAGAGAACTGTGTGTTCATAATCAGTTGGAAACAGATTCTTCCTCCTGAAGTGTTCGAACTGATCAAAaagcctaataataataataataataataaaacattaggcTTGGACAGCTGTTAGAGCACACACATGCTGTGGTATTCTGTGTGTGAATCAGTAAACCACCCCAATacagttattaaataatacataagtAAGTTAGTTTGAATCAAAATAAGCACAAATGCAGTGTTTCACTCCGTACAGTTCACAAATTCCTCAGTTATAAAACCAGAGACATTCCAACTGAATAAATGGCTCCTCTTGTTGATCTGAATGAAGCGTGATGGAATGGAAAAGAATGGAGAACTTTCAGAGCAACCGTCGGCCGATAACCGAACAAATTTACAGCCTAAACAAAAACGCCACACACAGCCATATACACCTCCTTACATTGTCCAGTACATTTGTTAGTAGAGGGttcaaatgcagtaaaataaataaaatgcaggtACTTTAGTGCAGTGTCTCCTCTGCAGCACATATCAGCACATATCAGGCACCTGCCTCCAGGCTgctgtttattgtgtttattttcaaTATTTGTGTTACAGTCTTTCTATGGTCTGTAGTTTCTGGCAGTGTTTCCGAGGAGGATGATGACACACACCatgcaaaaaggaaaaaaggaccAGAAAGCTGGAAACGAAACATCCAGAAGCGACGGCGGATGGAGGGGAAGTCATACAGCGGAAAACAGAAAGATGTGGGTGAAGTCACCAGAGCAGCACGCATCATGGGATCAGGTTGTGCGTCTGAGGCGTGCAGGAAGTCTGCCAAACGATTCTGCCACACTTTCAGCGAAGAGGACCGGCAGAACATCTTCCAGAACTTCTGGCAGAAGATGAACTGGGAAGAGAGAAGGATCTATGTGGCGGGGCTAGTAGACCACACTCCAGTGGCCAGGAAGAGGTCAGTAAGTCAGGAGTCGAGGCGGTTATCTACGCTCTCTTACCATCTTATGCTAGATGGGGAGAAGAAGAGGGTATGCAAAAAATTATTTTTGTCCACTCTGGGGCTGGGAGAGTGGTCCGTGGCGCACTGGGTGCAGGGAAACGAGCCAGAGAAGAACAGCAGTGAAACAGTGGT
This genomic window contains:
- the LOC140574377 gene encoding uncharacterized protein isoform X2, translating into MCPLSLLSPKGAELKCQHSRDGGCKSPELSKANLSLAMSLSLEELCAMVNVSYEEVKNIHINGDRVSSERPQDSPGNAECLQGEFSKHDVLCVSEQQDRCLTEAGVSGSVSEEDDDTHHAKRKKGPESWKRNIQKRRRMEGKSYSGKQKDVGEVTRAARIMGSGCASEACRKSAKRFCHTFSEEDRQNIFQNFWQKMNWEERRIYVAGLVDHTPVARKRSVSQESRRLSTLSYHLMLDGEKKRVCKKLFLSTLGLGEWSVAHWVQGNEPEKNSSETVVGEEALASLQAFLRDLPKVPPHYGQPSSSKLYLEPIFQSMTELHRVYQRYCKEQLQTTPLSREILMDEFNHLNLALYRPEKDALISDKAGDEEEGVWRSHCRIKKEAGEDKAEGEALDSEKLMLSCMDLQALILCSQLNASSLYYKTKLAVRNLALYNMAKHSSASPVWAEGEDGLTANEFASSITDCLQQQQQDDDDDD
- the LOC140574377 gene encoding uncharacterized protein isoform X1, with the translated sequence MAGISLLEAEVAFLFELFHLKWRRRLCVTAAPFKVEQTLLMKSHSSFVIHPLVLFSSLAMSLSLEELCAMVNVSYEEVKNIHINGDRVSSERPQDSPGNAECLQGEFSKHDVLCVSEQQDRCLTEAGVSGSVSEEDDDTHHAKRKKGPESWKRNIQKRRRMEGKSYSGKQKDVGEVTRAARIMGSGCASEACRKSAKRFCHTFSEEDRQNIFQNFWQKMNWEERRIYVAGLVDHTPVARKRSVSQESRRLSTLSYHLMLDGEKKRVCKKLFLSTLGLGEWSVAHWVQGNEPEKNSSETVVGEEALASLQAFLRDLPKVPPHYGQPSSSKLYLEPIFQSMTELHRVYQRYCKEQLQTTPLSREILMDEFNHLNLALYRPEKDALISDKAGDEEEGVWRSHCRIKKEAGEDKAEGEALDSEKLMLSCMDLQALILCSQLNASSLYYKTKLAVRNLALYNMAKHSSASPVWAEGEDGLTANEFASSITDCLQQQQQDDDDDD